The Leifsonia williamsii genome includes a region encoding these proteins:
- a CDS encoding ribonucleotide-diphosphate reductase subunit beta yields the protein MGILGTGIEEGLLLKPVKYQWAMDLYDQAVANTWFPNEIQLGEDIADFKKMTDEERHAVTFLMSYFNPNELLVNKALAFGVYPYINAAEAHLYLAKQMWEEANHCMSFEYVLETFPIDREQAYNSHVDVPSMAKKEEFEVSFIKRMTEQTLDITTTEGKQDFIRNLVAYNVILEGIWFYSGFMVALSFRQRNLLRNFGSLIDWVVRDESLHLKFGINLILTVLEENPELQTPEFAAEIKQMILDAVEMEEQYNRDLLPGGILGLNANYINQYVRYLADRRLEELGFEAEYKVSNPAKWMATANDTLELVNFFESTNTSYESNAKASTGR from the coding sequence ATGGGCATCCTGGGAACGGGGATCGAAGAGGGCCTGCTGCTCAAGCCGGTCAAGTACCAGTGGGCGATGGATCTGTACGACCAGGCCGTCGCGAACACCTGGTTCCCGAACGAGATCCAGCTCGGTGAGGACATCGCCGACTTCAAGAAGATGACCGACGAGGAGCGTCACGCGGTCACCTTCCTGATGAGCTACTTCAACCCGAACGAGCTGCTGGTCAACAAGGCCCTCGCCTTCGGCGTGTACCCCTACATCAACGCGGCCGAGGCGCACCTCTACCTCGCCAAGCAGATGTGGGAGGAGGCGAACCACTGCATGTCGTTCGAGTACGTCCTCGAGACGTTCCCGATCGACCGCGAGCAGGCGTACAACTCCCACGTCGACGTGCCGTCGATGGCGAAGAAGGAGGAGTTCGAGGTCAGCTTCATCAAGCGGATGACCGAGCAGACCCTCGACATCACCACGACCGAGGGCAAGCAGGACTTCATCCGCAACCTCGTCGCGTACAACGTGATCCTCGAGGGCATCTGGTTCTACTCGGGCTTCATGGTGGCGCTGTCGTTCCGTCAGCGGAACCTGCTGCGCAACTTCGGCTCGCTGATCGACTGGGTGGTGCGCGACGAGTCGCTGCACCTCAAGTTCGGCATCAACCTCATCCTCACGGTCCTGGAGGAGAACCCCGAGCTGCAGACGCCGGAGTTCGCCGCCGAGATCAAGCAGATGATCCTCGACGCCGTCGAGATGGAGGAGCAGTACAACCGCGACCTCCTGCCGGGCGGCATCCTGGGCCTGAACGCGAACTACATCAACCAGTACGTCCGCTACCTCGCCGACCGCCGTCTGGAGGAGCTGGGCTTCGAGGCCGAGTACAAGGTCTCGAACCCCGCCAAGTGGATGGCGACGGCCAACGACACGCTCGAGCTGGTGAACTTCTTCGAGTCCACCAACACCTCGTACGAGTCGAACGCGAAGGCGTCCACCGGCCGCTGA